A single region of the Streptomyces sp. NBC_01803 genome encodes:
- a CDS encoding DEAD/DEAH box helicase, giving the protein MTLPVALAGCDVIGQAKTGTGKTLGFGLPLLEAVTVPADVEAGRARPDQLTDAPQALVVVPTRELCQQVTNDLLTAGKVRNVRVLSIYGGRAYEPQVEALARGVDVVVGTPGRLLDLAGQRKLDLSEVRCLVLDEADEMLDLGFLPDVERIMERLPAKRQTMLFSATMPGQVIGLARRYMSQPTHISATEPDDEGATVANITQHVFRAHSLDKPEMVARMLQADGRGLVMVFCRTKRTAADVAEQLGRRGFAAAAVHGDLGQGAREQALRAFRNGKVDVLVCTDVAARGIDVDGVTHVINYQTPEDEKTYLHRIGRTGRAGATGIAVTLVDWDDIPRWQLINKALGLAFPDPPETYSTSPHLFEALRIPEGTRGTLPRAERTRAGLEAEEVEDLGGSDGRRRGAGPRESRPQPQRQPRTPRQRRRTRGGSAPAEGAEAVAVVDAGESTRGAAQVSAEGAAPAASEEQASTPRTPRRRRRRTRGEQAGAAGSGAGAEG; this is encoded by the coding sequence ATGACCCTCCCCGTCGCTCTCGCGGGCTGCGACGTCATCGGCCAGGCCAAGACCGGCACCGGGAAGACGCTCGGCTTCGGTCTGCCTCTGCTGGAGGCCGTCACGGTCCCGGCGGACGTCGAGGCCGGCCGCGCCCGGCCCGATCAGCTCACCGACGCGCCCCAGGCGCTCGTGGTCGTCCCCACCCGCGAGCTGTGCCAGCAGGTGACCAACGACCTCCTGACCGCCGGCAAGGTCCGCAACGTCCGGGTCCTGTCCATCTACGGCGGCCGTGCGTACGAGCCGCAGGTCGAGGCACTGGCCAGGGGCGTCGACGTCGTCGTCGGCACGCCGGGCCGGCTGCTGGATCTGGCGGGGCAGCGCAAGCTGGACCTGTCCGAGGTGCGCTGCCTCGTCCTCGACGAGGCCGACGAGATGCTGGACCTGGGCTTCCTCCCCGACGTGGAGAGGATCATGGAGCGGCTGCCCGCGAAGCGGCAGACCATGCTGTTCTCCGCGACCATGCCGGGGCAGGTCATCGGCCTGGCCCGCCGGTACATGAGCCAGCCCACACACATCAGCGCCACGGAGCCCGATGACGAGGGCGCCACTGTGGCCAACATCACGCAGCACGTCTTCCGGGCCCATTCGCTGGACAAGCCGGAGATGGTCGCGCGCATGCTCCAGGCCGACGGCCGGGGGCTCGTCATGGTCTTCTGCCGCACCAAGCGCACGGCGGCCGATGTCGCCGAGCAGCTCGGCCGGCGCGGCTTCGCCGCCGCCGCCGTCCACGGTGACCTCGGGCAGGGGGCCCGTGAGCAGGCGCTGCGCGCGTTCCGCAACGGCAAGGTCGACGTGCTCGTCTGCACGGATGTCGCCGCGCGCGGCATCGACGTGGACGGCGTCACCCACGTGATCAACTACCAGACGCCGGAGGACGAGAAGACCTACCTGCACCGCATCGGCCGCACCGGCCGCGCCGGGGCCACCGGCATCGCGGTGACGCTGGTCGACTGGGACGACATCCCGCGCTGGCAGCTGATCAACAAGGCGCTGGGGCTGGCGTTCCCCGACCCGCCCGAGACGTATTCGACCTCGCCGCACCTGTTCGAGGCGCTGCGCATCCCCGAGGGCACCAGGGGGACGCTGCCGCGCGCCGAGCGGACGCGGGCCGGTCTGGAGGCGGAGGAGGTCGAGGACCTCGGTGGTTCCGACGGCCGGCGCCGTGGCGCCGGCCCGCGGGAGAGCCGTCCGCAGCCGCAGCGGCAGCCGCGTACCCCGCGGCAGCGCCGCCGCACCCGTGGCGGGTCGGCGCCCGCCGAGGGCGCGGAGGCGGTCGCGGTCGTGGACGCCGGTGAGAGCACCCGGGGCGCCGCCCAGGTGTCGGCCGAGGGGGCGGCCCCGGCCGCGTCCGAGGAGCAGGCGAGCACTCCGCGCACCCCGCGCCGCCGGCGCCGCCGCACCCGCGGTGAGCAGGCGGGAGCCGCGGGCTCGGGCGCCGGCGCCGAGGGCTGA
- a CDS encoding DUF6758 family protein — MRGEPSCPKCGGRVRAPGLFADSWQCATHGAVHPLQPIIPPSVNALTVVVNHARVPVWMPWPLPVGWLFTGVARAGDDRDGGRATAVACSGPGPLGGPGELLLIAEELGVGLGARYAGVAGPDPAPYLDVSKQPPVKVLAAGRPTPLWLARGTPEDRAVFVGEAMGLWLWAVVWPQQSGLLMYDEIVLADLRDAGAEMDLVPCGALSPRIIS; from the coding sequence ATGAGGGGCGAACCCAGTTGCCCGAAATGCGGTGGACGGGTGAGAGCACCCGGTCTCTTCGCCGACTCCTGGCAGTGCGCCACGCACGGCGCCGTCCATCCGCTCCAGCCCATCATCCCGCCCAGCGTCAACGCGCTCACGGTGGTCGTGAACCATGCCCGGGTCCCGGTGTGGATGCCCTGGCCGCTCCCGGTCGGCTGGCTGTTCACCGGCGTGGCCCGCGCCGGGGACGACCGCGACGGGGGGCGGGCCACCGCCGTCGCGTGCTCGGGCCCCGGACCGCTGGGCGGCCCCGGTGAGCTGCTGCTGATCGCCGAGGAGCTCGGCGTCGGCCTCGGCGCCCGTTACGCGGGCGTGGCCGGGCCCGATCCGGCCCCGTATCTGGACGTGTCGAAGCAGCCGCCGGTCAAGGTGCTGGCCGCCGGGCGCCCCACGCCGCTGTGGCTGGCCAGGGGCACCCCCGAGGACCGGGCGGTGTTCGTGGGCGAGGCGATGGGGCTGTGGCTGTGGGCGGTGGTGTGGCCGCAGCAGTCCGGGCTGTTGATGTACGACGAGATCGTCCTGGCCGACCTGCGCGACGCGGGCGCGGAGATGGACCTCGTGCCGTGCGGTGCCCTGTCCCCCCGGATCATCTCCTGA
- a CDS encoding suppressor of fused domain protein codes for MTDTTDLLPRVEERLRATLGEPDARAAVTFVGTDRIQVLRFADPDQGLVRYATLGMSAAPMTDPTAVLADPVRGPRAELVLSLRAGRAATDEVLRPLAVFAASPQVEGVVVAPGGSLELGGPLWPDASFTSVLVAEPGGLVPDLELPEPYDPVRFLPLLPMTPNEAAWKRVRGAAALEERWLINGTDLRDPRRTGVPLTD; via the coding sequence ATGACCGACACGACCGACCTGCTCCCCCGCGTGGAGGAACGGCTGCGCGCCACCCTCGGCGAGCCCGACGCCCGCGCCGCGGTGACGTTCGTGGGCACCGACCGGATCCAGGTGCTGCGCTTCGCCGACCCGGACCAGGGCCTGGTGCGGTACGCGACGCTCGGCATGTCCGCCGCGCCCATGACCGACCCCACCGCCGTCCTGGCCGACCCGGTCCGCGGCCCGCGCGCCGAGCTGGTGCTGTCACTGCGCGCCGGGCGGGCGGCGACGGACGAGGTGCTGCGTCCGCTGGCCGTGTTCGCGGCGTCCCCGCAGGTCGAGGGGGTGGTGGTGGCGCCGGGCGGCTCGCTGGAGCTGGGCGGGCCGCTGTGGCCGGACGCCTCGTTCACCTCGGTGCTGGTGGCCGAGCCAGGCGGGCTGGTGCCGGACCTGGAGCTGCCCGAGCCGTACGACCCGGTCCGTTTCCTGCCGCTGCTGCCGATGACGCCGAACGAGGCCGCGTGGAAGCGGGTGCGCGGCGCCGCCGCCCTGGAGGAGCGCTGGCTGATCAACGGGACGGATCTGCGCGACCCGCGCCGCACTGGGGTGCCCCTGACGGACTGA
- a CDS encoding ferritin-like fold-containing protein — translation METPQTPETSPAPETGVAATDWAQASADPRYRAAVVDLLGALAYGELAAFERLADDAKLAPTLADKAALARMATAEFHHFEQLTERLRRIDEDPTTAMEPFAMALDEFHRLTAPSDWLEGLVKAYVGDAIAADFYREVASRLDSDTRSLVLSVLDDTGHASFAVEKVRSAIEAEPRVGGRLALWARRLMGEALSQAQRVVADRDALSTMLVGGVADGFDLAEIGRMFSRITEAHTKRMAALGLSA, via the coding sequence ATGGAGACGCCGCAGACCCCAGAGACCTCACCAGCGCCCGAGACCGGGGTCGCCGCGACGGACTGGGCGCAGGCGTCCGCCGACCCGCGGTACCGGGCGGCCGTGGTGGATCTGCTGGGCGCGCTGGCCTACGGGGAGCTGGCGGCCTTCGAGCGCCTCGCTGACGACGCCAAGCTGGCTCCCACCCTCGCCGACAAGGCGGCGCTGGCCCGGATGGCGACCGCCGAGTTCCACCATTTCGAGCAGCTCACCGAGCGGCTGCGCCGGATCGACGAGGACCCGACGACGGCGATGGAGCCGTTCGCCATGGCCCTGGACGAGTTCCACCGGCTGACCGCGCCGTCGGACTGGCTGGAGGGCCTGGTCAAGGCGTACGTCGGGGACGCGATCGCCGCCGACTTCTACCGTGAGGTGGCCTCGCGGCTCGACTCGGACACCCGGTCGCTGGTGCTGAGTGTGCTGGACGACACAGGGCACGCCTCGTTCGCCGTGGAGAAGGTCCGCTCCGCGATCGAGGCGGAGCCGCGCGTCGGCGGTCGGCTGGCCCTGTGGGCCCGTCGGCTGATGGGCGAGGCCCTGTCCCAGGCCCAGCGCGTGGTCGCGGACCGGGACGCGCTGTCCACGATGCTGGTGGGGGGCGTGGCGGACGGCTTCGACCTCGCGGAGATCGGCCGGATGTTCTCCCGCATCACGGAAGCCCACACCAAACGCATGGCAGCCCTCGGCCTGTCCGCGTAA
- a CDS encoding DUF3107 domain-containing protein, which translates to MEIKIGVQHTPREIVLESGQSAEEVETSIAEALAGTGKLLTLVDEHGRKILVPADRVAYVEIGQPAQRRVGFGAL; encoded by the coding sequence GTGGAGATCAAGATCGGCGTTCAGCACACGCCGCGCGAGATCGTTCTCGAAAGCGGGCAGTCTGCCGAGGAGGTGGAGACCTCGATCGCCGAGGCGCTTGCCGGCACCGGCAAGCTGCTCACCCTGGTCGACGAGCACGGCCGGAAGATCCTGGTCCCCGCGGACCGGGTGGCGTATGTGGAGATCGGCCAGCCGGCCCAGCGCCGGGTGGGCTTCGGGGCGCTCTAG
- a CDS encoding S1C family serine protease: MDKGNGASWGSSGQSQGDDPEARPGHDPYGTPPYGQPGPWAPAPPVQRPSPTPPAGTHVPPPPLPQSSPPMTTPARGTALPGGEPPSRYDPWAAAGATATLPPQALAPPPAAAPPAGPDQDRPRAAPLVAGAAVIALLAGILGGGIGVLLEREGAFDEVRLPQAVAEEETPRPAGSIAGIADAVLPGVVTLHVSGGGAAGTGTGFVLDDDGHILTNAHVVRPAGESGVIEVTFGSGDRARAEVVGQDSGYDLAVVKVSGVSGLSPLTLGDSDAVRVGDPVVAIGAPFDLEGTVTSGIISATERPITAGGEEADGSDISYVNALQTDAPINPGNSGGPLVDLNGRVIGVNSAIRTADSGGFEAGQSGSVGLGFAIPVNQAKDVAEQLINHGRATHPVIGVTLDTGYLGEGARVGSSTGDPAVVPGGPADEAGVREGDVITEVDGAPVRGSDELIVKIRSHRPGDELTLTIERGGDARTLTVVLGESTGD, encoded by the coding sequence ATGGACAAGGGGAACGGCGCCTCCTGGGGCTCCTCCGGGCAGAGCCAGGGGGACGACCCCGAGGCACGGCCGGGCCACGATCCTTACGGCACCCCGCCCTACGGACAGCCCGGTCCCTGGGCGCCCGCGCCCCCTGTCCAGCGGCCCAGCCCCACGCCGCCCGCGGGCACGCACGTCCCGCCCCCACCGCTCCCGCAGTCGTCGCCGCCCATGACCACTCCTGCCCGAGGCACCGCCCTGCCCGGCGGCGAGCCGCCCAGCCGGTACGACCCGTGGGCCGCCGCGGGAGCGACGGCGACGCTGCCGCCGCAGGCTCTCGCCCCGCCGCCCGCCGCCGCGCCCCCGGCCGGTCCGGACCAGGACCGGCCGCGGGCCGCACCACTGGTGGCCGGCGCGGCGGTGATCGCGCTGCTCGCCGGCATCCTCGGCGGCGGCATCGGGGTCCTGCTGGAGCGCGAGGGCGCGTTCGACGAGGTGCGGCTGCCGCAGGCCGTGGCCGAGGAGGAGACGCCGCGGCCGGCGGGAAGCATCGCCGGCATCGCGGACGCGGTGCTGCCCGGCGTGGTCACCCTGCACGTCTCGGGCGGCGGCGCGGCCGGCACCGGCACCGGCTTCGTCCTGGACGACGACGGCCACATCCTCACCAACGCGCATGTGGTGCGCCCGGCGGGGGAGAGCGGCGTGATAGAGGTCACCTTCGGCAGTGGCGACCGGGCGCGGGCCGAAGTCGTCGGCCAGGACAGCGGTTACGACCTGGCCGTGGTCAAGGTTTCGGGCGTCTCCGGGCTGAGCCCGCTGACGCTGGGGGACTCCGACGCGGTGCGGGTCGGCGATCCGGTGGTCGCGATCGGCGCCCCGTTCGACCTGGAGGGCACCGTCACCTCCGGCATCATCAGCGCCACCGAGCGCCCGATCACGGCCGGCGGCGAGGAGGCGGACGGATCCGACATCAGCTATGTCAACGCCCTCCAGACCGACGCCCCGATCAACCCGGGGAACTCGGGGGGTCCGCTGGTCGACCTCAACGGCCGGGTCATCGGTGTCAACAGCGCGATCCGCACCGCCGACAGCGGCGGCTTCGAGGCCGGCCAGTCGGGCAGCGTCGGCCTGGGTTTCGCCATCCCGGTCAACCAGGCCAAGGACGTCGCCGAGCAGCTCATCAACCACGGCCGCGCGACCCACCCCGTCATCGGGGTCACCCTCGACACCGGATATCTCGGCGAGGGTGCCCGCGTCGGCAGCTCCACCGGCGACCCGGCCGTCGTGCCGGGCGGCCCGGCGGACGAGGCCGGAGTCCGGGAGGGCGATGTCATCACCGAGGTCGACGGCGCGCCGGTGCGGGGCAGCGACGAGCTGATCGTGAAGATCCGCAGCCACCGGCCGGGCGACGAGCTGACCCTGACCATCGAGCGCGGCGGCGACGCACGGACCCTGACGGTCGTGCTGGGGGAGTCGACCGGTGACTGA
- a CDS encoding sec-independent translocase: MFFDIGSLEFIALVVLAILVFGPEKLPKMIQDTAGFLRKVREFSDSAKRDIRSELGPEFKDFDFEDLNPRTFARKHLLDNEDLGLKELTSNLDMRKELSEVTDAINGRPADRADLGKQPGGRVRLGKDGDGAARPAPPEEPPPFDADAT, from the coding sequence GTGTTCTTCGATATAGGGTCCCTGGAGTTCATCGCGCTGGTCGTCCTCGCCATCCTCGTCTTCGGTCCCGAGAAGCTGCCGAAGATGATCCAGGACACCGCCGGGTTCCTGCGCAAGGTCCGCGAATTCTCCGACAGCGCCAAGCGCGACATCCGCAGCGAGCTCGGCCCGGAGTTCAAGGACTTCGACTTCGAGGACCTCAACCCCAGGACATTCGCGCGCAAGCACCTGCTGGACAACGAGGACCTGGGTCTCAAGGAGCTCACGAGCAACCTGGACATGCGCAAGGAGCTGTCCGAGGTCACCGACGCGATCAACGGCCGCCCGGCCGACCGCGCCGACCTCGGGAAGCAGCCCGGTGGCCGGGTCCGGCTCGGCAAGGACGGCGACGGCGCCGCCCGCCCCGCGCCGCCCGAGGAGCCCCCGCCGTTCGACGCCGACGCCACCTGA
- a CDS encoding alpha/beta fold hydrolase: MSRPPFCVPPAGVRAYRLATRRGEFAVLDAAPECEPVGTALLVPGYTGSKEDFIALLAPLAESGFRAVAVDGRGQYESLCADGRVAFGIGALAEDVLAQADALAGGPAHLVGHSLGGLISRGAVLRASAAGRSPFASLTLIGSGPGRVARWPRWKVRALTAGLPVFGPRAVWRVWHPREEPGEIGEFMLRRWLANAPAQLRATGRTLRYEPDRVERLAAAGLPLHVLSGERDGAWPVPLLDRMARRLNARRTVIKDAEHSPNAEQPAATAAALIDFWTEL; the protein is encoded by the coding sequence GTGAGCAGACCGCCGTTCTGTGTGCCGCCCGCCGGTGTGCGGGCCTATCGGCTCGCCACCAGGCGTGGGGAGTTCGCCGTGCTCGACGCCGCTCCGGAGTGCGAGCCGGTCGGGACGGCGCTGCTGGTGCCCGGGTACACCGGGAGCAAGGAGGACTTCATCGCCCTGCTCGCGCCGCTGGCCGAGTCGGGGTTCCGGGCGGTGGCGGTGGACGGGCGCGGACAGTACGAGTCGCTGTGCGCGGACGGGCGCGTGGCGTTCGGGATCGGCGCGCTGGCGGAGGACGTGCTGGCCCAGGCCGACGCGCTGGCCGGGGGGCCGGCGCACCTGGTCGGGCACTCGCTGGGCGGTCTGATCTCGCGTGGCGCGGTGCTGCGGGCGTCGGCGGCCGGACGGTCGCCGTTCGCCTCGCTGACGTTGATCGGCTCGGGCCCGGGGCGGGTCGCGCGCTGGCCGCGCTGGAAGGTGCGCGCGCTGACGGCCGGACTGCCGGTGTTCGGGCCGCGCGCGGTGTGGCGGGTGTGGCATCCGCGTGAGGAGCCGGGCGAGATCGGCGAGTTCATGCTGCGCCGCTGGCTGGCCAACGCGCCGGCCCAGCTCCGGGCCACGGGCCGCACGCTGCGGTACGAACCGGATCGCGTGGAACGGCTCGCCGCCGCGGGCCTGCCCCTGCACGTGCTCTCCGGCGAACGGGACGGCGCGTGGCCGGTGCCGTTGCTGGACCGGATGGCGCGACGGCTGAACGCGCGCCGCACGGTGATCAAGGACGCCGAACACTCCCCGAACGCCGAACAGCCCGCCGCGACGGCCGCCGCCCTGATCGACTTCTGGACCGAGCTGTAG
- a CDS encoding 5'-nucleotidase C-terminal domain-containing protein codes for MAPNSPFRQESRRVTTCSPAARSFVLTPAGGAIDPRALTHADHVPDYTYAVGGGVTYGIDTAQPAGSRVTGPRFAGEPVADDAEFVLAVNNYRANGGNFPHIAGAERIWSDSDEIRDTLIDWARTSGRIDPAAFASVDWRLTRDGAPVF; via the coding sequence GTGGCCCCCAACAGCCCGTTCCGCCAGGAATCCAGGCGCGTTACGACCTGCTCACCGGCCGCGCGCTCCTTCGTCCTGACCCCGGCGGGCGGGGCCATCGATCCGCGGGCCCTCACTCACGCCGACCACGTCCCGGACTACACCTACGCCGTCGGCGGCGGCGTCACGTACGGCATCGACACCGCCCAGCCGGCCGGATCGCGCGTCACCGGCCCGCGGTTCGCGGGCGAGCCGGTGGCCGACGACGCCGAGTTCGTCCTCGCGGTGAACAACTACCGGGCCAACGGCGGCAACTTCCCCCACATCGCGGGCGCCGAGCGGATCTGGTCGGACTCCGACGAGATCCGCGACACCCTCATCGACTGGGCGCGGACGAGCGGCCGGATCGACCCGGCCGCCTTCGCCTCGGTGGACTGGCGCCTCACCAGGGACGGCGCACCCGTCTTCTGA
- a CDS encoding PHP domain-containing protein encodes MRIDLHTHSTASDGTDSPAELVRGAAAAGLDVVALTDHDTVAGWPEAAAALPPGLTLVTGAEISCRLDGISLHMLAYLFDPDEPELARERDLLRDDRVPRAKAIVAKLRELGVPVTWERVRELADGAVGRPHIATAMVETGVIPDVSAAFTSEWIADGGRAHVEKHELDARTAVRLIRNAGGVAVFAHPLAARRGRIVSDEAITELVAAGLDGVEVDHMDHDPPTRDRLRAMARDLGLLTTGSSDYHGTRKTCVLGEHTTSPEVYDEITTRAKGTRPITG; translated from the coding sequence GTGCGCATCGATCTGCACACTCATTCGACGGCCTCGGACGGCACGGATTCGCCCGCCGAGCTGGTGCGCGGCGCCGCGGCGGCCGGGCTCGACGTGGTGGCCCTGACCGACCATGACACGGTCGCCGGCTGGCCGGAGGCCGCGGCGGCGCTGCCCCCCGGGCTGACGCTGGTCACCGGCGCGGAGATCTCCTGCCGCCTGGACGGCATCAGCCTGCACATGCTTGCGTATCTGTTCGACCCGGACGAGCCGGAGCTCGCCCGCGAGCGGGACCTGCTGCGCGACGACCGGGTGCCGAGGGCCAAGGCCATCGTCGCCAAGCTGCGCGAGTTGGGTGTGCCGGTCACCTGGGAGCGCGTCCGCGAGCTGGCCGACGGCGCGGTCGGGCGCCCGCACATCGCGACGGCGATGGTGGAGACCGGGGTGATCCCCGACGTGTCGGCCGCGTTCACCAGCGAGTGGATCGCCGACGGCGGCCGGGCGCACGTGGAGAAGCACGAGCTGGACGCCCGCACGGCCGTCCGCCTGATCCGCAACGCGGGCGGCGTCGCGGTCTTCGCCCACCCCCTCGCCGCCCGGCGCGGCCGGATCGTCTCCGACGAGGCGATCACCGAGCTGGTGGCGGCGGGCCTGGACGGCGTCGAGGTCGACCACATGGACCACGACCCACCCACCCGCGACCGCCTCCGCGCGATGGCTCGCGACCTGGGCCTCCTGACCACGGGTTCGAGCGACTACCACGGCACGCGCAAGACGTGCGTGCTCGGCGAACACACGACGTCCCCCGAGGTCTACGACGAAATCACCACTCGCGCGAAGGGCACCCGCCCCATCACCGGCTGA
- a CDS encoding TetR/AcrR family transcriptional regulator, with translation MTATEHTEARPRGTRLPRRARRNQLLGAAQEVFVAQGYHAAAMDDIADRAGVSKPVLYQHFPGKLELYLALLDQHCDALVQAIRKALASTSDNKQRIAATMDAYFGFVEHEGGAFRLVFESDLTNEPAVRERVDQVSLDCAKLVCPLITEDADLPEDQSMLLAVSLCGMAQITARHWLRSGQKLPRDIASSLTASLAWRGIAGYPMQH, from the coding sequence GTGACAGCCACTGAGCACACGGAGGCGCGCCCACGCGGCACGCGCCTACCGCGCCGGGCCAGACGGAATCAACTGCTGGGCGCGGCGCAGGAGGTGTTCGTCGCTCAGGGATACCACGCGGCGGCGATGGACGACATCGCGGACCGCGCCGGCGTCAGCAAGCCGGTGCTCTACCAGCACTTCCCCGGCAAGCTCGAGCTGTATCTCGCGCTTCTCGACCAGCACTGCGACGCGCTGGTACAGGCGATCCGCAAGGCTCTGGCCTCGACCAGCGACAACAAGCAGCGCATCGCCGCCACGATGGACGCCTACTTCGGGTTCGTCGAGCACGAGGGCGGCGCGTTCCGGCTGGTCTTCGAATCCGACCTGACCAACGAGCCCGCGGTGCGCGAGCGCGTCGACCAGGTCTCGCTGGACTGCGCCAAGCTGGTCTGCCCGCTGATCACGGAGGACGCCGATCTGCCCGAGGACCAGTCGATGCTGCTGGCCGTGAGCCTGTGCGGCATGGCGCAGATCACCGCGCGGCACTGGCTCCGGTCGGGGCAGAAGCTGCCCCGCGACATCGCGAGTTCGCTGACCGCTTCGCTGGCGTGGCGCGGCATCGCGGGCTACCCGATGCAGCACTGA
- a CDS encoding DMT family transporter, with product MSATGTRRAGAARAPASAARAAGTRLDAALLAVAVGGVSLSGPLVAATAAPALAVAFWRNALAVAGLAPVVALRGRLRTELAGVGSRALLLSLAAGAALAAHFALWLPSLRLTSVASSVALVTTTPIWTTLLLRLSGHRPPVAVGLGSAVAFAGVLLLTGVDLAVSAEALAGDALALAGGITAAGYVLIGAEVRRTVSTTAYTFLCYTTTAVLLLAVCLMVGVSPVGGYSGETWLKLGVLTVAAQLLGHSLLNRVVRGLGPSITSTALLLETPGAALVAAVWLGQLPPAAACPALAVILLGLALVIRGERTP from the coding sequence GTGTCCGCCACCGGCACCCGCCGCGCCGGCGCCGCGCGGGCGCCCGCGTCCGCCGCGCGAGCGGCCGGGACCCGGCTCGACGCCGCGCTGCTCGCGGTCGCGGTCGGCGGCGTCTCGCTCTCCGGCCCGCTGGTCGCGGCCACCGCCGCCCCGGCGTTGGCCGTCGCCTTCTGGCGCAACGCCCTGGCCGTCGCCGGGCTCGCCCCCGTGGTGGCCCTGCGCGGGCGGCTGCGGACGGAGCTGGCCGGTGTCGGCAGCCGGGCGCTGCTGCTGTCCCTGGCCGCGGGCGCGGCGCTGGCGGCGCACTTCGCGCTGTGGCTGCCCAGCCTCCGCCTCACCTCGGTCGCCTCGTCCGTCGCGCTGGTCACCACGACACCCATCTGGACCACCCTGCTGCTGCGCCTGTCCGGCCACCGGCCGCCCGTGGCGGTCGGGCTCGGCTCGGCGGTCGCCTTCGCCGGGGTGCTGCTGCTGACCGGCGTGGACCTGGCCGTCTCCGCCGAGGCGCTGGCCGGCGACGCGCTGGCGCTGGCCGGCGGCATCACGGCCGCCGGCTACGTGCTGATCGGCGCGGAGGTCAGGCGCACGGTGAGCACCACCGCCTACACCTTTCTCTGCTACACCACGACCGCCGTCCTGCTGCTCGCCGTCTGCCTGATGGTGGGCGTGTCGCCGGTCGGCGGCTACAGCGGCGAGACGTGGCTGAAGCTGGGCGTGCTCACCGTGGCCGCCCAGCTCCTCGGCCATTCGCTGCTCAACCGGGTGGTCCGGGGCCTCGGCCCGTCGATCACCTCCACCGCGCTGCTGCTGGAGACACCGGGCGCCGCCCTGGTCGCCGCCGTGTGGCTCGGCCAGCTCCCGCCGGCCGCCGCCTGCCCGGCGCTCGCCGTGATCCTGCTCGGCCTCGCTCTCGTCATCCGAGGTGAACGGACGCCATGA
- a CDS encoding Mrp/NBP35 family ATP-binding protein: MATDTPPASGATGEVPTEDAVRAALKRVNDPEIHRPITDLGMVKSVDIAADGTVTVGVYLTIQGCPMRETITTEVSRAVLGVPGVTDARVELDVMSDAQRKELAVTLRGGQAEREVPFAKPGSLTRVYAVASGKGGVGKSSVTVNLAAAMAADGLKVGVVDADIYGHSVPRMLGTDARPTQVENMIMPPSAQGVKVISIGMFTPGNAPVVWRGPMLHRALQQFLADVYWGDLDVLLLDLPPGTGDIAISVAQLVPGAEILVVTTPQQAAAEVAERAGSIAVQTHQKIVGVVENMAGLPCPHCGEMVDVFGSGGGRRVAEGLTRTTGTEVPVLGSIPIDVRLREGGDEGKPVVLSDPDSPAGAALRKIASSLGGRTRGLAGLSLGITPRNKF; encoded by the coding sequence ATGGCTACCGACACTCCCCCAGCCTCGGGCGCGACCGGCGAGGTCCCCACCGAGGATGCCGTGCGCGCCGCGCTGAAGCGGGTGAACGACCCCGAGATCCACCGGCCCATCACCGACCTCGGCATGGTCAAATCGGTGGACATCGCCGCGGACGGAACGGTCACGGTGGGGGTGTACCTGACGATCCAGGGCTGTCCGATGCGGGAGACGATCACCACCGAGGTGAGCCGGGCGGTGCTCGGCGTTCCCGGGGTGACCGACGCGCGCGTCGAGCTTGACGTGATGAGCGACGCGCAGCGCAAGGAGCTGGCCGTCACGCTGCGCGGCGGGCAGGCCGAGCGCGAGGTGCCGTTCGCCAAGCCGGGCTCGCTGACCCGGGTGTACGCGGTGGCCTCGGGCAAGGGCGGCGTCGGCAAGTCCTCGGTGACGGTCAACCTGGCGGCGGCGATGGCGGCCGACGGGCTGAAGGTCGGCGTGGTGGACGCGGACATCTACGGCCACTCGGTGCCGCGCATGCTCGGCACCGACGCGCGCCCCACCCAGGTGGAGAACATGATCATGCCGCCCTCGGCGCAGGGCGTGAAGGTGATCTCGATCGGGATGTTCACGCCGGGCAACGCCCCCGTGGTGTGGCGCGGCCCGATGCTGCACCGCGCGCTCCAGCAGTTTCTCGCGGATGTCTACTGGGGCGATCTCGACGTACTGCTGCTCGACCTGCCGCCGGGCACCGGTGACATCGCCATCTCGGTCGCCCAGCTGGTGCCGGGCGCGGAGATCCTGGTGGTGACCACGCCGCAGCAGGCGGCGGCCGAGGTCGCGGAGCGGGCCGGCTCGATCGCGGTGCAGACGCACCAGAAGATCGTCGGCGTGGTGGAGAACATGGCGGGGCTGCCCTGCCCGCACTGCGGCGAGATGGTCGACGTCTTCGGCTCCGGCGGCGGGCGGCGGGTGGCCGAGGGACTGACGCGGACGACCGGCACCGAGGTCCCCGTGCTGGGCTCGATCCCGATCGACGTGCGGCTGCGGGAGGGCGGCGACGAGGGGAAGCCGGTCGTGCTCTCCGACCCCGACTCCCCGGCCGGCGCGGCGCTGCGGAAGATCGCGTCCTCGCTCGGCGGACGGACGCGCGGTCTGGCGGGGCTGTCGCTCGGCATCACGCCGCGCAACAAGTTCTGA